In the Ignavibacteria bacterium genome, GGAGTGAAGTTTTTTCCGACACAATTAATACCGGAATTTATATCATTGAACCGGAAGTATTGCAGTTGATTCCCTATCACGAAGAGTTTGATTTCAGTAATAATTTATTTCCGTTGATGATGGAAAAAAAAATGCGATTGATGGGATATGTTGCCGAGGGATATTGGCGGGACGTCGGAACGCTTACGGAGTATCAAGAAGCGCATTACGATTGTCTTTCCCAGCGAGTGAATGTTGAACTGAGTGGTACGAAACAACAGCGGCATTTTATCGGGAAAGAAACCCAGGTGAAGACTTCATTCGATAATTTTTCCGGAACAGTTGTTCTTGGAAATAACTGTGTCATCGGAGAAGACGTGCGATTGAGCAATACCGTTATTGGAAACAACTGTACAATAGAAGCAGGAACGGTGATAAGCAATTCGGTATTATGGGATAATGTTACTATCGGAAGAAAATGTGAATTGTCTTCAGACGTTGTAGCAAGTCGTACAAAAATCGAGATGCAAAGTTTCATCGGCGATTCGGTTTTTATTGCTGAAGATTGTTTTTTAGGAAAACAAACACAGCTTTCATCGAATATAAAATTATGGCCCAAGAAAATTGTTGAAGACGGAGCCAAACTTTCTCATTCGCTTGTTTGGGAAGAAAAGTGGCTTCGGGATTTATTTACAGAATCGCGCATATCCGGAATTTCAAATGTTGAAATGAATCCGGAATTTGGGGCAAAACTTGGAGCGGCATTTGGCGCATCGTTGGGGATTGGCAGTAGTGTGGTAACAAGTTATGATGCAGATAATGTTTCAAGAATGATGAGTCGCTCACTGATTTGCGGTCTCTTATCTGCAGGATGTCACGTCAATGATTTGCGCGCAATGCCGATTCCGCTTGTGCGGCATGAACTTGCAACAGGTACGCAAAAAGCAGGTTTTCACGTTAGAAAATCGCCGCGTGATTTCAGGCAAACAGATATTATTTTTTTTGAACAAGGAGGAAAAGATTTATCAACGAAGAAAACAAAAAAAATTGAGCGAAATTTTTTCGGTGAAGATTTCCTTCGGGCAAGCGCTGATGAAGTAGGCACAATCAATTTTCCGGAACGAACGACGGAATCGTACCGTGCGCAATTTCTCAGTTCAATTGATGAAGAGTTTATTCAAAAGGAAAAAATGAAGATAGTCATTGATTATGCAAATGGCGTCGCATCATCGATTTTTCCTAATATTCTTGGCGCATTACAATGCGAGGTTGTAGCGCTGAATGCGTATCTTGATTCACAAAAATTTACACGTTCGTCCAAAGAGTTTCAGGATTCAGTAGATAATGTTGCAAATATTGTTACGTCATTGCATTACGATATCGGGTGCATTATTGATGCGGGAGCAGAAAAGATTTCGATAATTGATGAACTGGGGAATTATATATCGCCCGAACGCTTACTGACGTTGGTTACAAAATTATTTCTTCAAGTATATCCGAACACAACGTACATTGCTGTTCCTGTTGCATCATCAGCGGAAATAGATTTGGTTGCATTAGAATATGGCACGCGAGTAAAAAAGACACGAAACACACATCTTGCTATGATGGAAAGCGCGTGCGAACAGAATGTTGCATTTGTCGGAGGAACGCGAGGAGGATTTATTTTCACAGATTATTTTTTTGCGGTTGATGGAATGTTTTCATTTGCAAAAATATTAGAACTTCTTGCTAAAACGCACCAGCGATTAGGAGAGGTAGATAGCAACACCGTAAAGTTATATCAATCATATCGTTCGCTTGATTGTTCGTTGGATTACAAAGGTAAGTTATTGCGGTATCTTATGCAGGAAACAGAACATTGCCAACGCGAACTTATTGATGGTGTGAGGATTTTGTTCTCACAAAACAATACGCCTGGAAAGAATATTGTTATTCTTCCGGATAAAGAAGAATCGGTTTTTCATTTATACAGCGAAGCAGAAACACAGCACGAAGCCAATCAGTTGGTAGAAGAATATCAAAAGAAAATGCTTCGGTGGAGAACAATGTAGTTTAAAAATAAAACAATGGTATGAAAATTTCAGATGTTATAAACGAACACTTAGTTCAAACGAATTTTCCAGGGAAAACGAAGGATGAAATACTCGAAGGAATGATTGCGTTAGTTGCGAAATCGCCTAACGTAATGAATCGAGAAAAAGTACGGAATGCGATATTTGAGCGTGAAAAAATTATGTCCACCGGCGTTGGTAATTCGTTTGCCATTCCCCACGGAAAAACTGATGGCGTTTCAGATATTGCCGGCGCATTTGCCGTTACGGAACATCCTATAGATTATCAAGCGCTCGATTCGCAACCGGTGCAACTTGTTTTTCTTCTGTTGGGAAAAGAAGAAATGGTTGGACAACATATTAAATTACTCAGTCGTATTTCTCGTTTGATGAATCAAGAAGAATTTCGAGAACGATTATTGCGTGCAAAAACACCGAAAGAAATTCTTGACATTTTTAAGGAAGGCGAAGAACATTATCTCGATGGAAAGTAAATTCTGTTATGGCAAAAAAAAAAGAAGCAAAACTTCCAGAGTATCGAGTCTATTTTACCAGTGTTCGCGATGAAACTTCGCAAACGAATAAAACGCTTTTGACTGTTGAAACTACTCGTGTATTCCGAAGTTTCCAGTATGCGCTTACTGTGCGTGAACAAATTCTGGGAAATGCATTCCGTTTATTTATTGATGGCATTTCTGTAAAGCCACTAACTATTCCAAAAATCGGTTCTGCCGTTGTAGAACGCGAACTTCCCGCACTCAAAGGTGTGTGGGATTTTTATATTACGAATTTCCGCAAAGAGACATCGCATTTCCGTTTAAAATTTTCTAAAAAAGGTATTGAAATACTTCTACCTCCTACTAAGCGATTTCTCGAACTCGCTTTTGAATGAATCGGGTTACGCAAGCGATTGTTGTAACTTCTCTTCTTTGAATATCTAACATTATGTGTCCTAAACTTTTTGAATTTGGTCCGTTCACTCTTTATAGTTACGGCTTGATGGTTGCCATCGGTTTTTTTGTTGCAAATTATTTTTTTGTGAAAGAGTTACAACGAAAACTAATGAATGTTGCATTAGCCAATACGGTTACGATTCTTGCAATCGTGTTCGGTATTATTGGTGCAAAATTGTTATATGTTGTCGAAAACTTGGAATACACAAGTCTTGCACCTCTCGAAATGATTTTTTCTCCGTCGGGACTTACGTATTATGGAGGATTTTTCCTTGCAACAATTGCAATTTTCGTGTATGCAAGAAAGAAAAATTATTTCTTCCTTCAAATTGCAGATGCAATATCTCCTTCGTTGATACTTGGCTACGGAATTGCGCGTCTCGGCTGCCATTTTTCCGGTGATGGAGATTACGGTTTTCCCACAACACTACCGTGGGGAACCGATTATTCGAATGGTACATATCCTCCATCGTATGCGTTTAAAGATTTTCCAGAAGTTACACGTTTATTTTCCGATGGAGTTGTTCCCGATACTACGCTGTGTCATCCAACTCCGGTGTATGAATTGTTCGTATGTACGTTTCTTTTTTATGTGTTATGGAAAATGCGTAGCAAAGTTCCAGATACAGGGTTGCTGTTTTCGTACTATCTCATTTTTGCCGGTATTGAACGCTTTGCGATTGAGTTTCTACGCCTCAATAAACGCGTTGCGTTCGGATTGTCGGAAGCACAACTCATTTCGTTGTTCCTTATTGCTTTGGGGATTTACGTGAATTATGCTGTAAAAAAGAAAAATGCATTTTATCAACTCATCCATTATTAGTTCACCGCGATGATTCGTGTTCTTCTCGTTTCAAAAGAGAATTGTTCGCTATGTGATGAAGCGAAAGTGTTGCTGAAGAACATTCAGAAGAACATTTCATTTGAATATGTTGAAACAATACTCAACGAAAGCCACCCAAAATTTTTTGAATATCAATTTGCAGTTCCGCTTGTTTTCATCGGAGATGAAGAAGTATGCAGATTCAAAGCGGACGAGAATATAATTAAGTATAAGTTGTTACAACTTGTAAAAAAATAAATGAGGTGAGTATCGTAGCCAAACTTCTTGAAGCATTAGGTATCGCCATTCTTGCCGTGGGATATTTTTCTTTTCTTGCGGGTGCAGAACTAACAATTCTGTATTATGATTTCTTCATCGGCATCGGAGTATTTTTTGTTGGTCGTTATTTAGAAAAACGTATAAAAAAAACATCCTCCGATATTCACTAAATGGAATGAAATAAACGATGCATAAACAACGAATCACGAACAAGGAATTTATTTTTGGACGCAATCCGATTATCGAAGCACTACGTACACATACGCCGCTAGAAAAAATATTTTTGCTTCACGGCACACACGGCAATGCCATCGAACAAATTCGATTCCTTGCAAAGCAGCGCGGTATTGTATGTACGGAAATTTCGCACCATCGTTTGAAAGAACTTTCCGAGGGAGAAGAAACACAAGGTGTGATTGCATTGCGTTCTGCTAAACAATACATCGAAGTGGAAGACATTCTGAATATTGCAACAGAAAAAGGAGAGCAGCCATTCGTTCTTATCCTCGATGAAATCGAAGACCCTCACAACGTAGGTGCTATCATACGGACTGCGGAATGTTGTGGCGTTCATGGAATTATTGTTCCGAAACATAATTCTGCATCGCTGACTTCTACTGTTTCCAAATCTTCTGCCGGTGCGATTGAATACGTGAACATCGCAAAAGTAACGAACATTGTTTCAACAATTACAGAATTACAGGAACGTGGTATTTGGATTATCGGAACGGATGAAAAAGCGCCAAAAAAATTTTCCGATTACGATTTTTCTTCACCCGTTGCTATCGTTGTTGGTAACGAAGGCAAAGGAGTACGCAAATTGGTGAAAGAACATTGCGACGAATTGTTGCATATTCCGTTACAGGGAAAAATTTCATCTCTGAACGTTTCTGTTGCTGCGGGAATTATACTTTATGAAGTTGTTCGAAAAAGAAGAAACGCTCATCAGTAAAAGGAAAAAATTCCAAAGTTCAAATAAAATCCAAATACCAATACTTTAAAAAAAAAATTCGCGTTTTTCTTTTGGATTGTAGATTATAGAATTTCGTACAGAAAACGTTTCTTCTGCGAATGTGCTGAATGTTTGATGCTATTATATGTGCAAGCGTTGTGCCATAACTTTTTAGTCAATGCCTTAACGCTTTATTTTTGAAGCACAATCTTTTGAATTTGGATATTGGTTCCAGCAGTCAGATGTGTAAAATATATTCCGCTTTCGAGATGTCTGCCATCAAAAACATAAGTATGTACACCCTTGAAGACGAATTTGTTGTTAAGAAGTGTGGCAACTTCTTCTCCGAGAATATTAAATACTTTCAAAGTTACAACGGAATTTTGCGTAGCAATAAAGGAGAGTGTTGTTTGCGGATTGAACGGATTCGGATAATTTTGAAGTAATTGGAAAATATTTTCTACGATTTCGGTTTCGTTTACACCTACAAT is a window encoding:
- a CDS encoding nucleotidyltransferase, with product MKAVVMAGGFGTRLRPLTYSLPKPMVPMMNKPMMQHIIELLRAHGITDIVATLFYQPEIIANYFGDGSQHQVTMKFICAEEDYGTAGSVRNAAGYLNDRFIVISGDVLTDFNLSKAIQFHQENKSHVTLLLTRKSNPLQYGVVITDTNGNIVRFLEKPSWSEVFSDTINTGIYIIEPEVLQLIPYHEEFDFSNNLFPLMMEKKMRLMGYVAEGYWRDVGTLTEYQEAHYDCLSQRVNVELSGTKQQRHFIGKETQVKTSFDNFSGTVVLGNNCVIGEDVRLSNTVIGNNCTIEAGTVISNSVLWDNVTIGRKCELSSDVVASRTKIEMQSFIGDSVFIAEDCFLGKQTQLSSNIKLWPKKIVEDGAKLSHSLVWEEKWLRDLFTESRISGISNVEMNPEFGAKLGAAFGASLGIGSSVVTSYDADNVSRMMSRSLICGLLSAGCHVNDLRAMPIPLVRHELATGTQKAGFHVRKSPRDFRQTDIIFFEQGGKDLSTKKTKKIERNFFGEDFLRASADEVGTINFPERTTESYRAQFLSSIDEEFIQKEKMKIVIDYANGVASSIFPNILGALQCEVVALNAYLDSQKFTRSSKEFQDSVDNVANIVTSLHYDIGCIIDAGAEKISIIDELGNYISPERLLTLVTKLFLQVYPNTTYIAVPVASSAEIDLVALEYGTRVKKTRNTHLAMMESACEQNVAFVGGTRGGFIFTDYFFAVDGMFSFAKILELLAKTHQRLGEVDSNTVKLYQSYRSLDCSLDYKGKLLRYLMQETEHCQRELIDGVRILFSQNNTPGKNIVILPDKEESVFHLYSEAETQHEANQLVEEYQKKMLRWRTM
- a CDS encoding PTS sugar transporter subunit IIA, which encodes MKISDVINEHLVQTNFPGKTKDEILEGMIALVAKSPNVMNREKVRNAIFEREKIMSTGVGNSFAIPHGKTDGVSDIAGAFAVTEHPIDYQALDSQPVQLVFLLLGKEEMVGQHIKLLSRISRLMNQEEFRERLLRAKTPKEILDIFKEGEEHYLDGK
- the lgt gene encoding prolipoprotein diacylglyceryl transferase, which gives rise to MCPKLFEFGPFTLYSYGLMVAIGFFVANYFFVKELQRKLMNVALANTVTILAIVFGIIGAKLLYVVENLEYTSLAPLEMIFSPSGLTYYGGFFLATIAIFVYARKKNYFFLQIADAISPSLILGYGIARLGCHFSGDGDYGFPTTLPWGTDYSNGTYPPSYAFKDFPEVTRLFSDGVVPDTTLCHPTPVYELFVCTFLFYVLWKMRSKVPDTGLLFSYYLIFAGIERFAIEFLRLNKRVAFGLSEAQLISLFLIALGIYVNYAVKKKNAFYQLIHY
- the rlmB gene encoding 23S rRNA (guanosine(2251)-2'-O)-methyltransferase RlmB, which codes for MHKQRITNKEFIFGRNPIIEALRTHTPLEKIFLLHGTHGNAIEQIRFLAKQRGIVCTEISHHRLKELSEGEETQGVIALRSAKQYIEVEDILNIATEKGEQPFVLILDEIEDPHNVGAIIRTAECCGVHGIIVPKHNSASLTSTVSKSSAGAIEYVNIAKVTNIVSTITELQERGIWIIGTDEKAPKKFSDYDFSSPVAIVVGNEGKGVRKLVKEHCDELLHIPLQGKISSLNVSVAAGIILYEVVRKRRNAHQ